A single window of Intrasporangium calvum DSM 43043 DNA harbors:
- the pseB gene encoding UDP-N-acetylglucosamine 4,6-dehydratase (inverting): protein MPDPTTGQPSVLHGSSILVTGGTGSFGKAFIAELLRNHNPKRVVVFSRDELKQYEVRQMFDHDPRLRWFIGDVRDRHRLDRAMHGVDYVVHAAALKQVDTAEYNPWEFVLTNIVGSQNVIEACIDAGVKRVVALSTDKASSPINLYGATKLTADKLFVTGNHYAAAYPTRFSVVRYGNVMGSRGSVIPFFRGLAAQGRSLPITDLRMTRFFITLAQAVRFVADSFEMMQGGELYVPRIPSMRIVDLAQAVAPGTEMHEIGLRPGEKLHEEMISPEEGRRALLVAGRYVLQPDLASWGYTPPASGVLAPDGFHYTSDSNDEWLSREDFQALLAADL from the coding sequence TGGCTCCTTCGGCAAGGCGTTCATCGCCGAGCTGCTCCGGAACCATAACCCTAAGCGCGTAGTGGTCTTCAGCCGCGACGAACTGAAGCAGTATGAAGTCCGTCAGATGTTCGACCACGATCCACGCCTCAGGTGGTTCATCGGCGACGTTCGCGACCGGCACCGACTGGACCGTGCCATGCACGGCGTCGACTACGTGGTCCACGCTGCGGCGCTTAAGCAGGTAGACACCGCGGAATACAATCCGTGGGAGTTCGTACTCACCAATATCGTGGGAAGCCAGAACGTCATCGAGGCCTGCATCGATGCCGGCGTGAAGCGGGTGGTGGCGCTCTCCACCGACAAGGCCTCCTCCCCAATCAATCTGTACGGCGCGACGAAACTCACCGCCGACAAGCTCTTTGTCACCGGAAATCATTATGCCGCGGCATACCCGACTCGGTTCTCAGTGGTCCGCTACGGCAACGTGATGGGCAGTCGTGGCTCCGTGATTCCGTTCTTCCGCGGGCTCGCGGCCCAAGGAAGGTCGCTCCCCATAACGGACCTTCGGATGACACGCTTCTTCATCACCCTTGCGCAGGCTGTTCGCTTCGTTGCGGACTCCTTCGAAATGATGCAGGGAGGTGAGCTGTATGTGCCGCGCATCCCGTCGATGAGGATCGTCGACCTGGCACAAGCCGTGGCTCCGGGTACCGAAATGCACGAGATCGGCCTCCGACCTGGCGAGAAGCTGCACGAAGAGATGATCTCTCCAGAGGAGGGGCGACGCGCGTTGCTCGTGGCTGGGCGCTACGTCCTTCAGCCTGACCTCGCCTCGTGGGGATACACTCCGCCGGCCTCCGGGGTGTTAGCGCCTGATGGTTTCCACTACACCTCCGACAGCAACGACGAGTGGCTGTCCCGTGAGGACTTCCAAGCCCTGCTCGCAGCGGATCTCTGA